The Hypomesus transpacificus isolate Combined female chromosome 2, fHypTra1, whole genome shotgun sequence genome window below encodes:
- the LOC124474091 gene encoding chymotrypsin-like elastase family member 2A produces the protein MKFLILALFVAGAYGCGLPTFPPVLTRVVGGDDVRQHSWPWQVSLQYRGSSGSYHHTCGASLISSQWVMTAAHCISSRNTYKVFLGKHNLKNANEAGSMGIAPAKIIVHEKWDSSRIRNDIALIKLPSPISFSNTVIAACLPDSGAILAHNAPCYVTGWGRLWTGGPIADILQQALLPVVSHPNCSKPDWWGSLVTNDMVCAGGDGNLASCNGDSGGPLNCQNSDGSWDVHGVVSFGSSMGCNYPKKASVFTRVSAYIPWINNVMTMN, from the exons ATGAAGTTTCTGATCTTGGCTCTGTTTGTTGCTGGTG CCTACGGGTGCGGCCTGCCCACCTTCCCCCCTGTCCTGACCAGGGTCGTCGGTGGCGATGATGTCCGCCAGCACAGCTGGCCCTGGCAG GTGTCCCTGCAGTACAGGGGCAGCAGTGGCAGTTACCACCACACCTGTGGAGCCTCTCTGATCTCCAGCCAGTGGGTCATGACTGCTGCTCACTGCATCAG CAGCCGCAACACCTACAAGGTCTTCCTGGGCAAGCACAACTTGAAGAACGCCAATGAGGCCGGGTCCATGGGTATTGCTCCCGCCAAAATTATCGTCCACGAGAAGTGGGATTCTTCCAGAATCCG CAACGACATCGCCCTGATCAAGCTgccctctcccatctccttctctAACACCGTCATTGCCGCCTGTCTTCCTGACTCTGGTGCCATCCTGGCCCACAATGCACCTTGCTACGTCACTGGCTGGGGACGCCTCTGGA CTGGAGGCCCCATCGCTGACATCCTGCAGCAGGCTCTCCTGCCGGTGGTTAGCCACCCCAACTGCTCCAAGCCTGACTGGTGGGGCAGCCTGGTCACCAACGACATGGTCTGTGCCGGAGGAGATGGAAACCTGGCTAGCTGCAAT GGAGACTCTGGCGGCCCCCTGAACTGCCAGAACTCCGACGGCTCCTGGGACGTGCACGGAGTGGTCAGCTTCGGCTCCAGCATGGGCTGCAACTACCCTAAGAAGGCCTCTGTCTTTACCCGCGTCAGCGCCTACATCCCCTGGATCAACAAC gtGATGACGATGAACTAA
- the LOC124474105 gene encoding chymotrypsin-like elastase family member 2A: protein MKLLVFAVLVAGAYGCGLPTFAPVVTRVVGGDDARPHSWPWQVSLQYNREGEWRHTCGGTLISDQWVLTAAHCISSKQYRVALGKHNLINEEEGSLYVAPAKIVVHEKWTQLFIRNDIALIKLETPVTFSDSVMAACLPEAGFLLPHNEPCYVTGWGRISTGGPIADDLQQALLPVVDHATCTLPDWWGFMVAETMVCAGGDGIVSGCNGDSGGPLSCRNAEGSWEVHGIVSFGLGLSCNYPKKPTVFTQVSSYRDWIDNTMVSN from the exons ATGAAGCTTTTGGTCTTCGCTGTCCTTGTTGCTGGAG cgTACGGGTGTGGCCTGCCCACCTTTGCCCCTGTGGTGACCAGAGTGGTGGGAGGAGATGATGCTAGACCACATAGCTGGCCCTGGCag GTCTCTCTGCAGTACAACAGAGAGGGGGAATGGAGGCACACCTGCGGAGGCACTCTGATCTCTGACCAGTGGGTCCTAACAGCTGCTCACTGCATCAG cTCTAAGCAGTACAGGGTGGCCCTGGGAAAGCACAACCTGATCAACGAGGAGGAGGGATCTCTGTACGTGGCCCCGGCCAAGATCGTCGTCCACGAGAAGTGGACTCAACTCTTCATCCG CAACGACATCGCCCTGATCAAGCTGGAGACCCCCGTCACCTTCTCTGACTCCGTCATGGCCGCCTGTCTTCCTGAGGCCGGCTTCCTGCTGCCCCACAACGAGCCCTGCTACGTCACCGGCTGGGGACGCATCTCCA CTGGAGGTCCCATTGCAGATGACCTGCAGCAGGCTCTTCTGCCCGTGGTTGATCATGCCACCTGCACCCTGCCTGACTGGTGGGGCTTCATGGTGGCAGAGACCATGGTCTGCGCTGGGGGAGACGGCATTGTGTCTGGATGCAAC GGGGACTCTGGTGGGCCTCTGAGCTGCCGCAACGCCGAGGGGTCCTGGGAGGTCCACGGCATCGTGAGCTTCGGATTGGGCCTCAGCTGCAACTACCCCAAGAAGCCCACCGTCTTCACCCAAGTCAGCTCCTACAGAGACTGGATCGACAAC ACTATGGTCAGCAACTAA